In one window of Opitutus sp. GAS368 DNA:
- the lnt gene encoding apolipoprotein N-acyltransferase yields the protein MADTRAEPDPYDPKPTLWQRRPHLAWILAVSGFTVFLTYVAFPPVDAGEAAYVLALPAVLWAYRRPSFRMFAWTVLGAQAVAWTALLGWLHNVTWVGLFLLGPFIGLLVGSWFLAVWWTIPRLAGHRALVRIGAMLGLAGLWVVLEWFRSQLFGGFPWLPLAASQWQRPFILQVAAYAGSGAASFTLIVFNLGAAAYVHRAFFEGVTGFKKRTPEFSVALLVLMAGSFPFLADTFNQQRRLLARVALVQPYIPQNEKWDGARATEVLHTIENVTLDAARRGAPQVIIWPEAVTPWALYRDPNVREWLESMARRTKRPLLLGSVYTQRSGQPDEAWYNGAFVIDPVKGLDPAGYAKRKLVPFGEFIPLRPVLGWIEKFAPIGGDFQRGTDATPLSLPVGSRRVPVGVLICYEDIFPALARESALAGAEVLAVLTNNGWFGEGGAAYQHAAHSVLRAIETRRPVIRCGNGGWSGWIDEYGNIRANLQNEDGSVYFRGAQTLDVTRDVRWTGKQSYYTQHGDWFLLVCVGLAAGAYYLVLMMRPPRPGPDGNARF from the coding sequence ATGGCTGACACCCGCGCAGAGCCCGACCCCTACGATCCCAAGCCGACGCTCTGGCAGCGGCGGCCGCACCTGGCGTGGATCCTCGCGGTGTCCGGCTTCACGGTGTTCCTGACCTATGTGGCCTTCCCGCCGGTCGACGCCGGGGAGGCCGCCTACGTGCTGGCGCTGCCGGCCGTCCTCTGGGCCTACCGCCGGCCGTCGTTCCGGATGTTCGCCTGGACCGTCCTCGGCGCGCAGGCGGTCGCGTGGACCGCCCTGCTCGGCTGGCTGCATAATGTCACCTGGGTCGGGCTGTTCCTGCTCGGGCCCTTCATCGGGCTGTTGGTGGGGTCGTGGTTTCTCGCGGTGTGGTGGACCATCCCGCGACTGGCGGGCCACCGGGCGCTGGTGCGCATCGGCGCGATGCTGGGGCTGGCGGGGCTGTGGGTCGTGCTCGAGTGGTTTCGCAGCCAGCTTTTCGGCGGTTTCCCGTGGCTGCCGCTCGCGGCCAGCCAGTGGCAGCGACCCTTTATCCTGCAGGTGGCGGCCTATGCCGGCTCCGGGGCGGCTTCCTTTACCCTGATCGTGTTCAACCTCGGCGCGGCGGCCTACGTGCACCGGGCGTTCTTCGAGGGCGTAACCGGCTTCAAGAAGCGCACCCCGGAGTTCTCCGTCGCGTTGCTCGTGCTGATGGCCGGCTCGTTCCCCTTCCTCGCCGACACTTTCAACCAGCAGCGCCGCCTGCTGGCGCGCGTCGCTCTGGTGCAGCCCTACATCCCGCAGAACGAGAAATGGGACGGTGCCCGCGCCACCGAGGTGCTGCATACGATCGAGAATGTGACGCTGGACGCCGCCCGCCGCGGTGCGCCGCAGGTCATCATCTGGCCCGAGGCCGTGACCCCGTGGGCGCTGTATCGCGACCCGAACGTGCGGGAGTGGCTGGAGTCGATGGCCAGGCGCACCAAGAGACCGCTGCTGCTGGGCAGTGTTTACACCCAGAGGTCCGGCCAGCCTGACGAGGCCTGGTATAACGGTGCGTTCGTGATCGACCCGGTGAAGGGCCTCGACCCGGCCGGCTATGCCAAGCGCAAGCTCGTGCCGTTCGGCGAGTTCATCCCGCTGCGGCCCGTGCTGGGCTGGATCGAGAAGTTTGCGCCCATCGGCGGCGATTTCCAGCGCGGCACGGATGCGACCCCCTTGTCGCTGCCCGTCGGCTCGCGCCGCGTGCCGGTCGGCGTGCTGATCTGCTACGAGGACATTTTCCCCGCGCTGGCGCGCGAGAGTGCGCTGGCGGGGGCCGAGGTGCTGGCCGTGCTGACCAACAACGGCTGGTTCGGCGAGGGCGGGGCGGCCTACCAGCACGCGGCGCACTCGGTGTTGCGGGCGATCGAGACCCGCCGGCCGGTCATCCGCTGCGGCAACGGCGGTTGGAGCGGCTGGATCGACGAATACGGCAACATTCGCGCCAACCTCCAGAATGAGGACGGCAGCGTCTATTTCCGCGGCGCGCAGACCCTCGATGTGACGCGGGATGTGCGCTGGACGGGCAAGCAGAGTTACTACACCCAGCACGGCGATTGGTTCCTGCTGGTGTGCGTCGGCCTCGCCGCCGGGGCCTACTACCTGGTGCTGATGATGCGTCCGCCCCGGCCGGGACCGGACGGTAACGCGCGGTTCTGA
- a CDS encoding HAD family hydrolase has product MIKIIGFDADDTLWHNESIFDRAQQRYRALLAKYHPAAEVDRVLFETEVRNMPLYGYGVKGFMLSTVETAIELTRGAISAPEIREIVALGQEMLAHPVELLPSVAEIVPALARDYRLLLITKGDLHHQERKIAASGLAAHFSAIEILSEKDGAAYARVLRRHGVAIEEFVMVGNSVKSDIVPVLELGGAGVHVPYHITWQHELGVEVPPNQPRFRKVDRLAELPPLLPAL; this is encoded by the coding sequence ATGATCAAAATCATCGGTTTCGATGCCGACGACACGCTCTGGCACAACGAGAGCATCTTCGACCGCGCCCAGCAGCGCTACCGCGCCCTGCTGGCGAAATACCACCCGGCCGCCGAGGTGGACCGCGTCCTTTTCGAGACCGAGGTCCGCAACATGCCGCTCTACGGCTACGGGGTGAAGGGTTTCATGCTCAGCACGGTCGAGACCGCCATCGAGCTGACCCGGGGCGCCATCAGCGCGCCGGAGATCCGCGAGATCGTCGCCCTCGGCCAGGAAATGCTCGCGCACCCGGTCGAGCTGCTGCCCAGCGTAGCGGAAATCGTGCCCGCGCTGGCGCGCGACTACCGGCTGCTGCTCATCACCAAGGGCGACCTGCACCACCAGGAGCGCAAGATCGCGGCCTCGGGCCTCGCGGCCCATTTCTCCGCCATCGAGATCCTGAGTGAAAAGGACGGCGCGGCCTACGCCCGCGTGCTGCGCCGGCACGGCGTGGCGATCGAGGAGTTCGTGATGGTCGGCAACTCGGTCAAGTCCGACATCGTGCCCGTGCTGGAGCTCGGCGGCGCCGGCGTGCACGTGCCCTATCACATCACCTGGCAGCACGAACTGGGGGTGGAGGTGCCGCCCAACCAGCCGCGCTTCCGCAAGGTTGACCGCCTCGCCGAGCTGCCGCCGCTGCTGCCGGCGCTCTGA
- the secA gene encoding preprotein translocase subunit SecA — MFSFFLQKFAGRHHRKYVEKCRPIVARINEFEQSYQSLTDDQLRAKTVEFSARVQKGETLDSILPEAFAAVKNAARRLVGREVTVCDHQLKWDMVHFDVQLIGGICLHEGRIAEMATGEGKTLVATLPLYLNALTGKNAQLVTVNDYLARRDSEWMGHLYNFLGLSVGCIQQSMHSEQRREMYRRDITYGTASEFGFDYLRDNGMATRKEDQVQRDHFYCIVDEIDSILVDEARTPLIISGPAPIEREQPFTRLKPGVEALVSAQLRFINRLVKEASDLLEKKDATAEDKQTGAMKMLQVKLGMPKNKQLLRLQENPEWRKLLDKTDVEMHSDFNKEELYKWKEELHFVIDEKNHQADLTEVGRKHLRPDDPDAFVLPDLATAFIDIEKDTAKTPEEKEAAKREAQQKYEVVSEDIHALSQLLRAYSLYERDVEYVVQDGKVVIVDENTGRIMSGRRWSDGLHQAVEAKENVTIERETRTYATVTIQNYFRMYEKLAGMTGTAETEATEFHEIYRLAVTQIPTNQPCIRVDKNDSIFKTRRDKYGAVVKQIQEAQQRGQPVLVGTVTVEQSEVLSRMLKRAGVIHTVLNAKFHQQEAEIVTRAGHRGSVTIATNMAGRGTDIKLGEGVRELGGLLVVGTERHESRRIDRQLRGRCSRQGDPGMTKFFLSLEDDLMRLFLQGNIASRIMEGAFNEGEELEHPWLNRSIESAQKKVEQQNFSIRKRLLQYDDVLNKQREVIYGIRNGALHSERPKDIIFEMVEEEIATRLESAGFGGKLAVEAASIESLVGWLNAHFPVSAKVEEFAARGDFEALLKDVVDRIKKAYALKESVEDQAALGGLERYIVINAIDHHWQEHLTEMEELRRSIGLRSYGQKDPLSEYKGEAFRFFEELMNNVRLQICTSLFRSATNRDAFENLFAILSRSARLQGPAAAPTALTAATQSAEPDGAAATSPREAQPSEEIKLPSVTIRRETPKVGRNDPCPCGSGKKYKNCHGAG; from the coding sequence ATGTTCAGCTTCTTCCTTCAGAAATTCGCCGGCCGGCACCATCGCAAATACGTCGAGAAATGCCGCCCCATTGTGGCGCGCATCAACGAATTCGAGCAGTCCTACCAGTCGCTCACCGACGACCAGCTTCGCGCCAAGACCGTTGAATTCAGCGCCCGCGTGCAAAAAGGTGAGACCCTCGACTCGATCCTGCCCGAGGCCTTCGCCGCCGTCAAAAACGCCGCGCGCCGCCTCGTCGGCCGCGAGGTCACGGTGTGCGATCACCAGCTGAAGTGGGACATGGTGCATTTCGACGTCCAGCTGATCGGCGGCATCTGCCTCCACGAGGGCCGCATCGCCGAGATGGCGACCGGCGAGGGCAAGACCCTCGTCGCCACGCTGCCGCTCTACCTCAACGCCCTCACCGGCAAGAACGCCCAGCTCGTCACTGTCAACGACTACCTCGCCCGCCGCGACTCCGAATGGATGGGCCACCTCTACAATTTCCTCGGCCTCTCCGTCGGCTGCATCCAGCAGTCCATGCATTCCGAGCAGCGCCGCGAGATGTATCGCCGCGACATCACCTACGGCACCGCCTCCGAGTTCGGCTTCGACTACCTCCGCGACAACGGCATGGCCACGCGCAAGGAGGACCAGGTCCAGCGCGACCACTTCTACTGCATCGTCGACGAGATCGATTCCATCCTCGTCGACGAGGCGCGCACCCCGCTGATCATCTCCGGCCCGGCGCCGATCGAGCGCGAGCAGCCCTTCACCCGCCTCAAGCCCGGCGTCGAGGCGCTCGTCAGCGCCCAGCTCCGCTTCATCAACCGGCTCGTCAAGGAGGCCTCCGACCTGCTCGAGAAGAAGGACGCCACCGCCGAGGACAAGCAGACCGGCGCGATGAAGATGCTCCAGGTCAAGCTGGGCATGCCGAAGAACAAGCAGCTGCTCCGCCTCCAGGAAAACCCGGAGTGGCGCAAGCTCCTCGACAAGACCGACGTCGAGATGCACTCCGACTTCAACAAGGAGGAGCTCTACAAGTGGAAGGAGGAACTCCACTTCGTGATCGACGAGAAGAACCATCAGGCTGATCTCACCGAGGTGGGCCGCAAGCACCTCCGCCCCGACGATCCCGACGCCTTTGTGCTGCCCGACCTCGCGACCGCCTTCATCGATATCGAGAAGGACACCGCCAAGACCCCCGAGGAGAAGGAGGCCGCCAAGCGCGAGGCCCAGCAGAAATACGAGGTCGTGTCCGAGGACATCCACGCCCTGTCCCAGCTCCTTCGCGCCTATTCGCTCTACGAGCGCGACGTCGAATACGTCGTGCAGGACGGCAAGGTCGTCATCGTCGACGAGAACACCGGCCGCATCATGTCCGGCCGCCGCTGGTCCGACGGCCTGCACCAGGCGGTCGAGGCCAAGGAGAACGTCACCATCGAGCGCGAGACGCGCACCTACGCGACGGTCACGATCCAGAATTACTTCCGCATGTATGAGAAGCTCGCGGGCATGACCGGCACCGCCGAGACCGAGGCCACCGAGTTCCACGAGATCTACCGGCTCGCCGTCACGCAGATCCCGACGAACCAGCCCTGCATCCGCGTCGACAAGAACGACTCCATCTTCAAGACCCGCCGCGACAAATACGGCGCCGTCGTGAAGCAGATCCAGGAGGCCCAGCAGCGCGGCCAGCCCGTGCTGGTCGGCACCGTGACCGTCGAGCAGTCCGAGGTGCTCAGCCGCATGCTGAAGCGCGCCGGCGTCATCCACACCGTCCTCAACGCCAAGTTCCACCAGCAGGAGGCCGAGATCGTCACGCGTGCCGGCCACCGCGGCTCCGTCACCATCGCCACCAACATGGCCGGCCGCGGCACCGACATCAAGCTGGGCGAGGGCGTCCGCGAGCTCGGCGGCCTGCTGGTCGTCGGCACCGAGCGCCACGAGTCCCGCCGCATCGACCGCCAGCTGCGCGGCCGCTGCTCCCGCCAGGGCGACCCGGGCATGACCAAGTTCTTCCTTTCGCTCGAGGACGACCTCATGCGCCTCTTCCTGCAGGGCAACATCGCCTCCCGCATCATGGAGGGCGCGTTCAACGAAGGCGAGGAGCTCGAGCACCCGTGGCTCAACCGCTCCATCGAGTCGGCCCAGAAGAAGGTCGAGCAGCAGAACTTCTCCATCCGCAAGCGCCTGCTCCAATACGACGACGTCCTCAACAAGCAGCGCGAGGTCATCTACGGCATCCGCAACGGCGCCCTGCACAGCGAGCGCCCGAAGGACATCATCTTCGAGATGGTCGAGGAGGAGATCGCCACCCGCCTCGAGTCCGCCGGTTTCGGCGGCAAGCTTGCCGTCGAGGCCGCCAGCATCGAGAGCCTTGTCGGCTGGCTCAACGCCCATTTCCCCGTCAGCGCCAAGGTCGAGGAGTTCGCCGCCCGGGGCGACTTCGAGGCCCTGCTCAAGGACGTCGTGGACCGCATCAAGAAGGCCTACGCGCTGAAGGAGTCCGTCGAGGACCAGGCCGCGCTGGGCGGTCTCGAGCGCTACATCGTCATCAACGCCATCGACCACCACTGGCAGGAGCACCTGACCGAGATGGAGGAGCTGCGCCGCTCCATCGGCCTGCGCAGCTACGGCCAGAAGGACCCGCTCTCCGAATACAAGGGCGAGGCTTTCCGCTTCTTCGAGGAGCTGATGAACAACGTCCGCCTGCAGATCTGCACGAGCCTCTTCCGCTCGGCGACCAACCGCGACGCCTTCGAGAACCTCTTCGCCATCCTCTCGCGTTCCGCCCGCCTGCAGGGCCCGGCCGCCGCGCCTACCGCGCTGACCGCCGCCACGCAGTCCGCCGAACCCGATGGAGCCGCGGCGACCTCGCCGCGGGAGGCCCAGCCTTCGGAGGAGATCAAGCTGCCGTCGGTCACCATCCGCCGCGAGACGCCGAAGGTCGGTCGCAACGACCCATGCCCCTGCGGCTCCGGCAAGAAATACAAGAACTGCCACGGGGCCGGCTGA
- a CDS encoding circularly permuted type 2 ATP-grasp protein — protein sequence MLAPDGTVRPHYRHFLKHFGAVSPVDFEAKRRAVDLAFLRQGVTFNVYGDSQGAERIFPFDLVPRIIPAGEWEKLEAGLVQRITALNLFLHDIYHEQHILNDGTIPPHYVMSAKHFRREFVNVKVPGDIYIHICGTDIIRDDQGNYLVLEDNARCPSGVSYVLENRRALKRTFPEIFEAGGVRPVENYAAELLKVLNFSAPAGVAEPTVVLLTPGAYNSAYFEHTYLARQMGIEIVEGRDLLVRDQHVYMRTTKGLQPVHVIYRRIDDDFLDPTVFRKDSALGVPGLVNAYRAGNVALANSIGTGVADDKVMYYFVPRIIKYYLDQEPLLPNVETYLASEEKDKQYMVENLDKLVVKAANEAGGYGMLMGPHATQAERDEFRTRILADPRNYIGQPMISLSRHPTHCEGEGFAGRHIDLRPFILYGEKTTIIPGGLTRVALRKGSLVVNSSQGGGSKETWVLYGNH from the coding sequence ATGCTGGCGCCCGACGGCACGGTGCGGCCGCATTACCGGCATTTCCTGAAACACTTCGGTGCGGTCAGCCCGGTGGACTTCGAGGCCAAGCGCCGGGCGGTCGACCTGGCGTTCCTGCGGCAGGGCGTGACCTTCAACGTCTATGGCGACTCGCAGGGCGCCGAGCGGATCTTCCCGTTCGACCTCGTGCCGCGCATCATCCCCGCCGGCGAGTGGGAGAAGCTCGAGGCCGGCCTCGTGCAGCGCATCACCGCGCTCAACCTCTTCCTCCACGACATCTATCACGAGCAGCACATCCTCAACGACGGCACGATCCCGCCGCACTACGTGATGTCGGCGAAGCATTTCCGCCGCGAGTTTGTGAACGTCAAGGTGCCGGGCGACATCTACATCCACATCTGCGGCACCGACATCATCCGCGACGACCAGGGCAACTACCTCGTGCTCGAGGACAACGCCCGCTGCCCGTCCGGCGTCAGCTACGTGCTCGAGAACCGCCGCGCGCTGAAGCGCACGTTCCCCGAGATCTTCGAGGCCGGCGGCGTGCGCCCGGTCGAGAACTACGCGGCCGAGCTGCTCAAGGTCCTCAATTTCTCCGCGCCCGCCGGCGTGGCCGAGCCGACCGTCGTGCTGCTCACGCCCGGCGCCTACAACTCCGCCTACTTCGAGCACACCTACCTCGCCCGCCAGATGGGCATCGAGATCGTCGAGGGCCGCGACCTGCTCGTCCGCGACCAGCACGTCTACATGCGCACGACGAAGGGCCTCCAGCCGGTCCACGTCATCTACCGTCGCATCGACGACGACTTCCTCGACCCGACCGTCTTCCGCAAGGACTCCGCCCTCGGCGTGCCCGGCCTCGTCAACGCCTACCGCGCCGGCAACGTCGCCCTCGCCAACTCCATCGGCACCGGCGTGGCGGACGACAAGGTCATGTATTATTTTGTCCCGCGCATCATCAAATACTATCTCGATCAGGAGCCGCTCCTGCCGAACGTCGAGACCTACCTGGCCAGCGAGGAGAAGGACAAGCAATACATGGTCGAGAACCTCGACAAGCTGGTGGTCAAGGCCGCCAACGAGGCCGGCGGCTACGGCATGCTGATGGGGCCGCACGCCACCCAGGCCGAGCGCGACGAGTTCCGCACCCGCATCCTCGCCGATCCGCGCAATTACATCGGCCAGCCGATGATCTCGCTGTCGCGCCACCCGACGCATTGCGAGGGCGAGGGCTTCGCCGGCCGGCACATCGACCTGCGCCCGTTCATCCTTTACGGCGAGAAGACCACCATCATCCCCGGCGGCCTCACCCGCGTCGCCCTCCGCAAGGGCTCGCTCGTCGTCAACTCCTCCCAGGGCGGCGGCAGCAAGGAAACCTGGGTGCTCTACGGGAACCATTGA
- a CDS encoding alpha-E domain-containing protein codes for MLSRVANSLYWMSRYIERAESIARLVDVNLQLLLDFRSLDDAGLDAHWLPIVQSSGDEELFRKLHPRTTGQSVTEFLVFAAENPNSIVSSVGQARENARMVRDQVTAELWEELNRLYLFLHSPRARDLWRENPSDFFLTVRNGSLLIQGLTDATVVRNEGWSFNLAGRYLERADKTSRILDVRHASLPAKGLPTAAPSQADALGWSAVLRSCSAWDAYKALHGAEVQPALVAEFLLLSDEFPRSVRFCVRRLDGALRRISGVAEGRFCNDAEKLAGRLLAELQFSTADDIFDIGLHTYIDVAQAKLNAIGDALFQAYIFQPFQTPEEHELRQQEEQQQQ; via the coding sequence ATGCTCAGCCGCGTCGCAAATAGTTTATACTGGATGAGCCGTTACATCGAGCGCGCCGAGAGCATCGCGCGCTTGGTGGACGTGAACCTGCAGCTCCTGCTCGACTTCCGCAGCCTCGATGACGCCGGCCTCGACGCCCACTGGCTGCCGATCGTGCAGAGCTCGGGCGACGAGGAGCTTTTCCGCAAGCTGCATCCCCGCACCACCGGCCAGTCGGTGACCGAGTTCCTCGTCTTCGCGGCGGAGAATCCCAACTCCATCGTCTCCTCCGTCGGCCAGGCCCGCGAAAACGCCCGCATGGTCCGCGACCAGGTCACCGCCGAGCTCTGGGAGGAACTCAACCGCCTCTACCTCTTCCTGCACTCGCCGCGCGCGCGCGACCTCTGGCGGGAGAATCCCTCCGATTTTTTCCTCACGGTCCGCAACGGCTCGCTGCTCATCCAGGGCCTGACCGACGCCACCGTCGTGCGCAACGAGGGCTGGTCCTTCAACCTGGCCGGCCGCTACCTCGAGCGCGCCGACAAGACCTCCCGCATCCTCGATGTCCGCCACGCCTCCCTGCCCGCCAAGGGCCTGCCGACCGCCGCCCCGAGCCAGGCCGACGCCCTCGGCTGGTCGGCCGTGCTCCGCTCCTGCAGCGCGTGGGACGCCTACAAGGCCCTGCACGGCGCCGAGGTGCAGCCGGCGCTGGTCGCCGAGTTCCTGCTCCTCTCCGACGAGTTTCCCCGCTCCGTCCGCTTCTGCGTCCGCCGGCTCGACGGCGCGCTGCGCCGCATCTCCGGCGTGGCCGAGGGCCGCTTCTGCAACGACGCCGAGAAACTCGCCGGCCGCCTCCTCGCCGAGCTGCAGTTCAGCACGGCCGATGATATTTTTGACATCGGCCTCCACACCTACATCGATGTGGCCCAGGCGAAGCTGAACGCCATCGGCGACGCCCTCTTCCAAGCCTACATTTTCCAACCCTTCCAGACCCCCGAGGAACACGAGCTCCGCCAGCAGGAGGAGCAACAGCAACAGTGA
- a CDS encoding transglutaminase family protein, with product MKLHIFHRTRFKYAASVRESFNEARLQPVTTDGQTCHSFLLKVLPTSKLSHYLDFYLNYVHLFEITQAHTELTVEANSTVTTPDVPGLAAAATPSPLDQIGACTRLDRCYDFLQSSTYVDVGAELWRLALDATDGQTDAWQAAQAIMRYIHREFRYQPASTHVHTHMREVLKARAGVCQDFAHVMLGLCRALKMPARYVSGYLYNGPADQLKGAQASHAWVEVYVPGHGWWGLDPTNNRQPDGHYVKVAVGRDYADVSPLKGTYRGTAKRQLTVEVLVTRLEELEPVQAAAPGALHRGG from the coding sequence ATGAAACTCCACATCTTCCACCGCACCCGCTTCAAGTATGCAGCGAGTGTGCGGGAAAGCTTCAACGAGGCCCGCCTGCAGCCCGTCACCACCGACGGCCAGACCTGCCACAGCTTCCTCCTCAAGGTCCTGCCGACCTCGAAGCTGTCGCACTACCTCGATTTCTACCTGAACTACGTGCACCTGTTCGAGATCACGCAGGCGCACACCGAGCTGACCGTCGAGGCCAACTCGACCGTGACGACGCCCGACGTGCCGGGCCTGGCCGCGGCCGCCACCCCCTCGCCGCTGGACCAGATCGGCGCGTGCACGCGGCTGGACCGTTGCTATGATTTCCTCCAGTCTAGCACCTACGTCGACGTCGGCGCCGAGCTGTGGCGGCTGGCCCTCGACGCCACCGACGGCCAGACGGACGCCTGGCAGGCCGCGCAAGCCATCATGCGCTACATCCACCGCGAATTCCGCTACCAGCCGGCGTCGACCCACGTGCACACCCACATGCGCGAGGTGCTGAAGGCGCGCGCCGGCGTCTGCCAGGATTTCGCCCACGTCATGCTCGGGCTCTGCCGGGCCCTGAAGATGCCCGCCCGCTACGTCAGCGGTTACCTCTACAACGGCCCCGCCGACCAGTTGAAGGGCGCGCAGGCCAGCCACGCCTGGGTCGAGGTCTACGTCCCCGGCCACGGCTGGTGGGGGCTCGACCCGACGAACAACCGGCAGCCCGACGGGCATTACGTGAAGGTCGCGGTCGGCCGCGACTACGCCGACGTCTCCCCGCTCAAGGGCACCTACCGCGGCACGGCCAAGCGGCAGTTGACGGTCGAGGTGCTCGTCACGCGGCTGGAGGAGCTCGAGCCGGTCCAGGCCGCGGCGCCCGGCGCGCTGCACCGCGGCGGGTAA